A single genomic interval of Lacrimispora sphenoides JCM 1415 harbors:
- the yqeK gene encoding bis(5'-nucleosyl)-tetraphosphatase (symmetrical) YqeK has protein sequence MKDLILELRNDLKGRLTPSRFEHTISVSFICTALAMRYGCDLNKAELAGLLHDCAKPYGDEDIIRKCRKQDLPLTDDELGAPVVLHAKYGAWLAEHKYRINDEEIINAIRWHTTGRAEMSILEKIVFTADYIEPRRDRAVNLALVRSVAFVDLDECVYQILKETLDYLEGRGSFVDSMSKQAYAYYKQVHEEKKGEQG, from the coding sequence ATGAAAGATCTGATCTTAGAGTTGAGAAATGATTTAAAGGGGAGATTAACTCCTTCCAGGTTTGAGCATACGATCAGTGTATCATTTATTTGCACCGCATTGGCTATGCGCTATGGATGTGATTTAAATAAAGCGGAGCTGGCCGGCCTGCTTCATGATTGTGCTAAGCCTTATGGAGATGAAGATATTATCAGAAAATGCAGGAAACAAGATCTTCCATTAACTGATGACGAACTGGGGGCCCCGGTCGTGCTCCATGCGAAATATGGGGCATGGCTTGCAGAGCATAAATACCGTATCAATGACGAAGAGATCATAAACGCGATCCGATGGCATACCACCGGCAGAGCGGAGATGTCTATACTGGAAAAAATCGTTTTTACGGCGGATTATATTGAACCCAGACGTGACAGAGCGGTGAATCTGGCTCTTGTGCGGTCTGTAGCATTTGTGGACTTAGATGAGTGTGTTTATCAGATCCTTAAGGAAACCTTGGATTATCTGGAAGGAAGAGGCAGTTTTGTGGACTCTATGTCAAAGCAGGCATATGCTTATTATAAGCAGGTTCACGAAGAAAAGAAGGGAGAACAAGGATGA
- the rsfS gene encoding ribosome silencing factor, with protein MNQSVEMVKTAYAALSDKKGEDIRIIDICKVSVMADYFIIASGNNANQVQAMVDNVEEELGKKGFVCKQIEGYQSANWILMDYGDIIVHVFDRENRLFYDLERIWRDGKKIEADELEALA; from the coding sequence ATGAATCAGTCAGTTGAGATGGTAAAAACCGCTTATGCGGCTTTATCAGATAAAAAAGGAGAAGATATCAGAATTATTGATATCTGCAAAGTATCCGTAATGGCAGATTATTTTATTATTGCCAGCGGTAACAATGCAAATCAGGTACAGGCTATGGTTGACAATGTAGAGGAAGAACTTGGAAAAAAGGGATTTGTCTGCAAACAGATAGAAGGCTATCAGTCTGCTAACTGGATACTCATGGATTACGGTGATATCATTGTCCATGTATTTGATCGTGAAAATCGTTTGTTCTATGATCTGGAAAGAATCTGGAGAGATGGAAAGAAAATTGAGGCTGACGAATTGGAAGCTTTAGCATAA
- the lexA gene encoding transcriptional repressor LexA: MAQERITPKQKEILEYIKETILKKGYPPAVREICEAVCLKSTSSVHSHLETLEEKGYIRRDPTKPRTIEIIDDCFQLTRREVVNVPLLGTVAAGQPLYAEENIENYYPIPADILPNAETFMLKVKGNSMINAGILEGDQIIVEHCPTAHNGEIVVALVDDSATVKRFFKEKGHYRLQPENDSMDPIIVDNVEILGKVIGLFRLGIH; this comes from the coding sequence ATGGCGCAAGAGAGAATTACCCCAAAACAGAAAGAAATTTTGGAATATATAAAAGAAACAATTTTAAAGAAGGGTTATCCACCGGCAGTCAGGGAAATTTGCGAAGCGGTCTGTTTAAAATCAACATCATCCGTACACTCTCACCTGGAGACGCTTGAAGAAAAAGGATACATAAGAAGAGACCCAACCAAGCCCAGAACCATTGAGATCATAGACGATTGCTTTCAGCTGACACGCAGGGAAGTTGTAAACGTTCCGCTTCTTGGTACCGTAGCGGCCGGACAGCCTCTTTATGCTGAGGAAAACATTGAGAATTATTATCCCATACCAGCTGATATTCTCCCAAACGCCGAGACCTTCATGTTAAAAGTTAAGGGAAACAGCATGATCAATGCAGGCATACTTGAGGGTGATCAGATTATTGTTGAACACTGCCCGACAGCCCATAACGGAGAAATTGTGGTGGCATTGGTGGATGATTCCGCAACTGTAAAACGGTTTTTTAAAGAAAAAGGACATTACCGCCTGCAGCCAGAGAATGATTCCATGGATCCGATTATTGTAGACAATGTAGAGATCCTGGGCAAGGTAATCGGTTTGTTCCGTTTGGGAATACATTGA
- a CDS encoding LysM peptidoglycan-binding domain-containing protein gives MMKQLIALSLVVLLGSHFFGNSLMNALAGETEIPALEKYYTSIEIQKGDSLWSIAGTYLENSGMTTAQYVKELKNINGLKEDTIHSGQYLTVVYFASDSRVR, from the coding sequence ATGATGAAGCAATTAATTGCACTATCATTGGTCGTTTTACTTGGTTCTCATTTTTTTGGCAATTCTTTAATGAATGCCCTTGCCGGAGAGACGGAAATTCCGGCATTGGAGAAGTATTATACAAGCATTGAGATCCAAAAAGGGGACAGCTTATGGAGCATTGCCGGAACGTATCTGGAGAACAGCGGTATGACCACTGCCCAATATGTAAAAGAATTAAAGAATATTAACGGATTAAAAGAAGATACCATACACAGCGGACAGTATCTGACTGTCGTATACTTTGCATCTGATTCAAGAGTGAGATAA
- a CDS encoding GTP-binding protein, translating into MKITFGILAHVDAGKTTFSEQVLYREGVIRALGRVDAKNACMDHDIIERARGITIFSDMACFTHDDNTYYLIDTPGHTDFSGEMERALEVMDYAVLMINGTDGIQGHTEAIWNLLERYHIPVFLFINKLDVISASYERVLTEIRERFSGNILDFQDITLKKGNEVALTDDFIENVSEWDETLLDKWLNGSITFEDLRPAVVSQIKNRKLFPCFGGSALNGEGIEAFFNIFYNYSETSYPVSVPFRGRVFKIRYDGHGERMTYMKILSGILNVRDSLSTDEKVHQIRIFQGERFTALQTASAGDVVAVTGLRTTRAGQGLGECYDTVVPTLQPTLQARVLYSSEIPDRAILQMFHILEEEEPGLSVVWEESLRQLKVNIMGKIQLEVLEQVVLERFQTKITFGQPEIIYMETVEEPVTGYGHFEPLRHYAEVALRLEPGERGKGITFESQCHVDRLGINYQNLVRTHVFETIHKGVLTGLELTDIKVILVDGISHIKHTEGGDFREAVYRAIRQGLMKAHNLILEPYYSFTILIPDPLAGRVLNDITKYSGRFEAPVPDGRGKTVIRGQGPVASFMNYGEELMIMSGGKGNISMVFSHYDRCHNETQVIDHYQYNPNEDINNPSCSVFCQKGTSFVVNWDHAEEYMHTLK; encoded by the coding sequence ATGAAGATAACTTTTGGAATATTAGCCCATGTAGATGCTGGAAAAACCACCTTTTCGGAGCAGGTTTTATATAGAGAAGGGGTAATCAGGGCTCTGGGCCGTGTAGATGCTAAAAACGCATGTATGGATCATGATATTATCGAAAGGGCGAGGGGAATAACCATATTTTCGGATATGGCCTGCTTTACCCATGACGATAATACCTATTATCTGATTGATACGCCTGGCCATACAGACTTTTCTGGTGAGATGGAACGGGCCCTGGAGGTAATGGACTATGCAGTTCTTATGATTAACGGTACGGACGGTATTCAGGGACACACAGAGGCCATCTGGAACCTGCTGGAGCGTTATCATATTCCTGTTTTTTTATTCATTAATAAACTTGATGTAATCTCTGCATCTTATGAAAGGGTTTTAACTGAGATTCGAGAGCGTTTTTCCGGTAATATCCTGGATTTTCAAGACATTACCCTTAAGAAGGGAAATGAGGTTGCCCTGACAGACGATTTCATTGAGAATGTATCTGAATGGGATGAAACATTACTGGATAAATGGTTGAATGGAAGTATTACTTTTGAAGATTTAAGGCCTGCCGTAGTTTCTCAGATTAAAAACCGGAAGCTATTCCCCTGTTTTGGCGGCAGCGCTTTAAACGGAGAGGGGATAGAAGCATTTTTTAATATCTTTTATAATTATTCAGAAACTTCCTATCCGGTATCAGTTCCATTTAGAGGGAGAGTGTTTAAGATCCGTTATGACGGGCATGGAGAGCGAATGACGTATATGAAGATATTAAGCGGCATTCTCAATGTCCGGGATTCCTTATCAACGGATGAGAAGGTTCATCAGATAAGGATATTTCAGGGAGAACGTTTTACGGCGCTTCAGACGGCCTCTGCAGGAGATGTGGTGGCTGTTACCGGGCTTCGGACTACCAGGGCAGGCCAGGGGCTTGGGGAGTGCTATGATACGGTAGTTCCGACACTTCAACCAACCCTACAGGCAAGAGTTCTGTACTCGTCTGAGATACCCGACCGGGCAATCTTACAGATGTTTCACATATTAGAGGAAGAAGAGCCTGGGCTAAGTGTGGTATGGGAAGAGTCTTTGCGGCAGTTAAAAGTGAATATCATGGGTAAAATTCAGCTTGAGGTTCTGGAACAGGTTGTGTTAGAAAGGTTTCAGACAAAGATAACCTTTGGGCAGCCAGAGATCATCTATATGGAAACCGTAGAGGAACCGGTAACAGGATATGGACATTTTGAACCTCTTCGCCATTATGCAGAAGTAGCATTAAGGTTAGAGCCCGGTGAGAGAGGGAAGGGGATTACATTTGAGAGTCAATGTCATGTAGACAGGCTTGGGATCAATTATCAGAATCTGGTACGTACCCATGTGTTTGAAACCATTCATAAAGGAGTTTTAACCGGATTAGAACTGACGGATATTAAGGTTATCCTGGTTGATGGGATTTCTCATATTAAGCATACTGAGGGCGGGGATTTCCGTGAGGCAGTATATCGAGCGATTCGCCAGGGTCTTATGAAGGCCCATAATCTAATACTGGAGCCTTATTACAGCTTTACGATCTTAATTCCAGATCCACTAGCTGGAAGGGTATTAAATGACATCACAAAATATTCCGGCCGGTTTGAAGCTCCGGTTCCGGATGGAAGAGGAAAAACTGTAATAAGAGGTCAGGGTCCTGTTGCTTCATTTATGAATTACGGGGAAGAGCTGATGATAATGTCCGGAGGCAAGGGAAATATATCTATGGTGTTTTCTCATTATGATAGATGTCATAATGAAACCCAGGTTATTGATCATTATCAATATAACCCAAATGAGGATATTAATAATCCTTCTTGTTCTGTATTCTGCCAAAAGGGAACTTCGTTTGTAGTTAATTGGGATCATGCAGAAGAATATATGCATACTCTTAAGTAA
- a CDS encoding GNAT family N-acetyltransferase yields MITYKKVDKTYFAQYDLIPMRVHVSSYYKIDKINRGLDGINLVETPIEPYLKDFCTGEDETVMCWERQWDISKWAFFMAFDGDKPIGAATIVSRTKGINMLSNRDDLAVLWDIRVADAYKQQKVGQTLFDMAANWCRSQGFVQMKIECQNNNVPACKFYHKQGATLSVIDEYAYYNEPESRHETQFIWLLNL; encoded by the coding sequence ATGATTACATATAAAAAGGTGGATAAGACATATTTCGCACAATATGACTTAATTCCTATGCGTGTTCATGTTTCCAGTTATTATAAAATAGATAAAATTAATCGTGGGTTAGATGGTATTAATCTTGTCGAAACCCCTATAGAACCATATTTAAAAGACTTTTGTACCGGCGAAGACGAAACTGTAATGTGCTGGGAAAGACAATGGGATATTTCAAAATGGGCTTTTTTTATGGCTTTTGATGGTGATAAGCCAATAGGAGCAGCAACTATTGTATCACGAACAAAAGGAATAAATATGCTTTCAAATAGGGATGACCTTGCAGTATTATGGGATATTCGTGTGGCTGATGCATACAAGCAGCAAAAAGTTGGTCAAACATTATTTGACATGGCTGCAAATTGGTGTCGCAGTCAAGGATTTGTACAGATGAAAATAGAATGTCAGAACAATAATGTTCCTGCCTGTAAATTTTATCATAAGCAAGGAGCAACTCTTAGTGTGATTGATGAGTATGCGTATTATAATGAACCTGAATCTAGGCATGAGACTCAGTTTATTTGGTTATTAAATTTATAA
- a CDS encoding 50S ribosomal protein L25 — MENTGVMNVELRKSTRKGDNNQLKREGYLLGNIAGKGVDSISIAVKKDVFRRSMKEFGRNGIFKLVVPDGQSYTVMAKEIHIEPVKNEISHLDFQMVSFSEKIKQEVAIKITGAELLESKRLLINSTIDSILLEGLPQDIPDEIVIDVSNMEAGESIQFSDVKLPEGLTSTFDPEQKMITVVGSKIREAVEGEEKAES, encoded by the coding sequence ATGGAAAATACTGGAGTTATGAACGTTGAGTTAAGAAAAAGTACCAGAAAGGGTGACAATAATCAGTTAAAAAGAGAAGGATATTTACTGGGGAACATAGCTGGTAAAGGTGTTGATTCAATATCAATAGCTGTTAAGAAAGATGTATTTAGAAGATCAATGAAAGAGTTTGGCCGGAATGGCATTTTTAAACTGGTTGTTCCTGATGGCCAGAGTTATACCGTAATGGCAAAAGAAATACACATTGAACCTGTTAAGAACGAAATCTCTCATTTGGATTTTCAAATGGTATCTTTTTCGGAAAAAATCAAACAAGAAGTGGCCATAAAAATTACCGGAGCAGAACTTCTTGAGTCAAAAAGATTGTTGATTAACAGTACCATAGATTCAATTTTACTGGAGGGCTTACCTCAGGATATTCCCGATGAAATAGTAATTGATGTTTCTAATATGGAGGCTGGTGAAAGTATTCAATTTAGTGATGTTAAACTTCCGGAAGGACTTACCTCAACTTTTGATCCGGAACAAAAAATGATAACAGTTGTTGGCTCTAAGATACGTGAAGCAGTTGAAGGTGAAGAAAAGGCCGAAAGCTAA
- a CDS encoding tyrosine-type recombinase/integrase produces MSSSLSYHQQKDIENVKHLRQLVKELPNFCGDFFRGIEPRTSSRTRIAYAYDLRVFFDFLIKENPVIGKLQVQDITLDHLDSLRVVDIEEYMEYLKYRFNDKNQEVTNKERGIMRKVSSLKSFYNYYYRNERLQTNPASLVQLPKMHEKDIIRLDIDEVALLLDEVENGESLTEKQKAYHAKTKIRDLALLTLMLGTGIRVSECVGLDVDDIDLKNGGIRIHRKGGKEVTVYFGSEVEDALLDYLDERSFVIPEEGHEKALFLSLQKKRIAVRSVENLVKKYSKLVAPLKKITPHKLRSTYGTSLYKETGDIYLVADVLGHSDVNTTKKHYAALEDERRRSARNKVKLREKM; encoded by the coding sequence ATGAGTTCTTCTCTCTCCTACCATCAGCAAAAAGATATTGAAAACGTTAAGCACCTGCGCCAGTTGGTAAAGGAACTTCCAAATTTCTGCGGAGATTTCTTCAGGGGAATTGAACCTCGCACTTCTTCCCGGACCAGGATAGCTTACGCTTATGATCTAAGGGTATTTTTTGACTTTCTAATTAAGGAAAACCCCGTAATCGGCAAACTTCAGGTTCAGGATATTACTTTAGACCACCTGGATTCGCTTCGGGTCGTGGACATTGAAGAATACATGGAATATTTAAAATACCGTTTTAATGATAAAAATCAGGAAGTGACCAACAAAGAGCGAGGAATCATGCGAAAAGTCTCTTCACTGAAAAGCTTCTATAATTATTATTACCGAAATGAACGGCTTCAAACAAATCCCGCTTCTCTGGTGCAGCTTCCAAAGATGCATGAAAAGGATATTATCCGGTTAGATATTGATGAGGTAGCTCTTTTGCTCGATGAAGTAGAAAACGGGGAATCTTTAACAGAAAAGCAAAAAGCTTACCATGCGAAAACCAAGATCCGTGATCTCGCACTATTAACTCTAATGCTGGGAACCGGTATCCGGGTATCGGAGTGTGTTGGTCTGGACGTTGATGATATTGATTTAAAAAATGGCGGGATCCGGATTCATAGAAAAGGAGGAAAAGAAGTCACTGTGTACTTTGGTTCCGAAGTTGAGGATGCCCTTCTTGATTATCTTGACGAACGCAGTTTCGTCATTCCTGAGGAAGGCCATGAAAAAGCACTCTTCCTATCCCTTCAAAAGAAACGGATTGCAGTACGCAGCGTCGAAAATTTGGTAAAAAAATATTCCAAACTCGTAGCACCTTTAAAAAAGATTACCCCACATAAACTGCGCAGCACCTATGGAACAAGCCTGTATAAGGAAACCGGTGACATCTATCTGGTTGCAGACGTTTTGGGACACTCAGATGTTAACACTACGAAAAAACACTATGCTGCTTTGGAGGATGAACGCCGGCGCAGTGCCAGAAATAAGGTGAAGTTGCGGGAAAAAATGTAA
- a CDS encoding zinc-ribbon domain-containing protein, which produces MKLKEVSKIAYKQWHFEKNKRLNLENISSSSKEVVYWQCNNELKHVWASHIYTKAQTDIECPICINIKMYKNGPELLAVERGFKSRRRNMNYVINTWHCKKCKKVWFTESSDTIPTDTYCSNCFDEDVVEISFAEEYPELAKEWATDNILPVTEVLSYYPLEVKWKCKICNNLWSSMIEERRFGTRSCPYCSKKLPLPGINSFMALYPGVAEEWVYEANEMMHPDAIFPDNRLMPFIWRCKKCHTLHVATVYDKVQGIKGCKNCNSENPISVERYMFLKSEFHISNGNVTDYDLILPDYTAPFKWLCKECNKIFIFSMKERYIEARDCACVEGKRAIPGKTSFKALYPELASEFSVENNVDPDTILPTRAFPVIWDCITCGLSWNGSIKDRIDGKIDCPYCNGRKAIPGKTSFKALYPKMAAVSSKTNKVDLDNILPTYSLPITWDCSKCAMAWKGSVKDRVDGNAICPYCSGKKAIPGKSSFKTLYPEMAAESSETNEVDLDNILPTYSLPITWDCSKCAMAWKGSVKDRVEGDAICPYCSGKKAIPGKSSFKALYPEMAAESSKTNEVDLDNILPTYSLPITWDCSKCAMAWKGSVKDRVDGSVICPYCSGKKAIPGKTSFKALYPEMAAESSKTNEVDLDNILPTYGLPITWDCSKCAMAWKGSVKDRVEGDAICPYCSGKKAIPGKTSFKALYPEMAAESSETNEVDLDNILLTYSLPITWDCSKCAMAWKGSVKDRVDGSVICPYCSGKKAIPGKTSFKALYPELDAEASITNEVDLDNILPTYSLPITWDCSKCAMAWKGSVKDRVDRSVICPYCSGKKAIPGKTSFKALYPEKAAEYSSNNEVTSDTILSTYSPLVEWDCLVCKMSWKGSVKDRVNEEIDCPYCNGREAIRGKTSFKALHSDLMKEWNLGNWLFIDPDDIIENYSDSVWWTCSECQNSYAMSPKKRLYYQKRKKEPCPYCKGLRRKMHHFL; this is translated from the coding sequence ATGAAACTAAAAGAAGTAAGCAAAATTGCATATAAACAATGGCATTTTGAAAAAAATAAAAGATTAAATTTGGAAAACATATCATCTTCATCAAAAGAGGTTGTTTATTGGCAATGCAATAATGAATTAAAACATGTTTGGGCATCTCATATATATACGAAAGCACAAACTGATATTGAATGCCCGATTTGTATTAATATTAAGATGTATAAAAATGGTCCAGAATTATTAGCTGTTGAAAGGGGGTTCAAGAGTAGGCGCCGAAACATGAATTATGTCATTAATACTTGGCATTGTAAGAAATGTAAAAAAGTTTGGTTTACAGAAAGTAGCGATACAATTCCTACAGATACTTACTGTAGTAATTGTTTTGATGAGGATGTAGTTGAGATAAGTTTTGCCGAAGAGTATCCCGAATTAGCTAAAGAATGGGCAACAGACAATATTCTCCCGGTGACAGAAGTTTTATCTTATTATCCGCTAGAAGTTAAATGGAAATGCAAAATTTGTAATAATCTTTGGAGCTCAATGATAGAAGAACGAAGATTTGGCACAAGATCATGTCCTTATTGCAGTAAAAAGCTTCCTCTTCCAGGAATAAATTCATTTATGGCGTTATATCCAGGTGTAGCAGAAGAGTGGGTATACGAAGCAAATGAAATGATGCACCCAGATGCTATATTTCCAGACAACCGCTTAATGCCTTTTATATGGAGATGTAAGAAATGTCATACTTTACATGTTGCCACTGTATACGATAAAGTTCAGGGAATAAAAGGTTGTAAAAATTGCAACAGTGAGAATCCAATATCAGTCGAACGTTATATGTTCCTAAAAAGTGAATTTCATATTAGTAATGGAAATGTCACAGATTATGATCTTATATTGCCAGATTATACGGCACCATTCAAATGGTTATGTAAGGAATGCAATAAAATTTTTATATTTTCTATGAAAGAACGTTATATTGAAGCAAGAGATTGTGCCTGTGTTGAAGGCAAAAGGGCTATTCCTGGAAAAACCTCTTTTAAAGCATTATATCCGGAACTCGCATCGGAATTTTCTGTAGAAAATAATGTAGATCCAGATACCATTCTTCCAACCCGTGCATTTCCAGTAATTTGGGATTGCATAACTTGTGGATTGTCTTGGAATGGTTCGATAAAAGATAGAATTGATGGTAAAATAGATTGCCCATATTGTAATGGTAGAAAAGCCATTCCTGGGAAAACTTCTTTTAAAGCTCTGTATCCTAAAATGGCTGCAGTATCCTCTAAGACAAATAAAGTGGATCTCGATAACATTCTTCCAACATATAGTCTACCTATTACTTGGGATTGTTCAAAGTGCGCTATGGCTTGGAAAGGTTCTGTAAAAGATAGAGTAGATGGGAACGCAATCTGTCCCTATTGTAGTGGCAAGAAAGCCATTCCAGGCAAAAGCTCCTTTAAAACACTGTATCCTGAAATGGCTGCAGAGTCCTCTGAAACGAATGAAGTGGATCTCGATAACATTCTTCCTACATATAGTCTACCTATTACTTGGGATTGTTCAAAGTGCGCTATGGCTTGGAAAGGTTCTGTAAAAGATAGAGTAGAGGGGGACGCAATCTGTCCCTATTGTAGTGGCAAGAAAGCCATTCCAGGCAAAAGCTCCTTTAAAGCACTGTATCCTGAAATGGCTGCAGAATCCTCTAAAACGAATGAAGTGGATCTCGATAACATTCTTCCAACATATAGTCTACCTATTACTTGGGATTGTTCAAAGTGCGCTATGGCTTGGAAAGGTTCTGTAAAAGATAGAGTAGATGGGAGTGTAATCTGCCCCTATTGTAGTGGTAAGAAAGCCATTCCGGGCAAAACCTCTTTTAAAGCACTGTATCCTGAAATGGCTGCAGAATCCTCTAAAACGAATGAAGTGGATCTCGATAACATTCTTCCAACATATGGTCTACCTATAACATGGGATTGTTCAAAGTGCGCTATGGCTTGGAAAGGTTCTGTAAAAGATAGAGTAGAGGGGGACGCAATCTGTCCCTATTGTAGTGGCAAGAAAGCCATTCCAGGCAAAACCTCTTTTAAAGCACTGTATCCTGAAATGGCTGCAGAGTCCTCTGAAACGAATGAAGTGGATCTCGATAACATTCTTCTAACATATAGTCTACCTATTACATGGGATTGTTCAAAGTGCGCTATGGCTTGGAAAGGTTCTGTAAAAGATAGAGTAGATGGGAGTGTAATCTGCCCCTATTGTAGTGGTAAGAAAGCCATTCCGGGCAAAACCTCTTTTAAAGCACTGTATCCCGAATTGGATGCAGAAGCCTCTATAACGAATGAAGTGGATCTCGATAACATTCTTCCAACATATAGTCTACCTATTACTTGGGATTGTTCAAAGTGCGCTATGGCTTGGAAAGGTTCTGTAAAAGATAGAGTAGATAGGAGTGTAATCTGCCCCTATTGTAGTGGTAAGAAAGCCATTCCAGGCAAAACCTCTTTTAAAGCACTGTATCCTGAAAAGGCTGCAGAATATTCTTCAAATAATGAAGTAACTTCAGATACTATTTTATCTACATATTCACCTCTAGTTGAATGGGATTGTCTCGTTTGTAAAATGTCTTGGAAAGGCTCAGTGAAAGATAGAGTGAACGAAGAAATAGATTGTCCTTATTGTAATGGAAGAGAAGCTATACGTGGAAAAACTTCATTCAAAGCATTACATTCTGATTTGATGAAGGAATGGAATTTAGGTAACTGGCTCTTTATTGATCCAGATGATATTATAGAAAATTATTCGGATAGTGTTTGGTGGACTTGTTCCGAGTGTCAAAATTCTTATGCTATGAGTCCAAAAAAGAGGTTATATTATCAAAAGAGGAAAAAGGAGCCTTGTCCGTATTGTAAAGGATTGCGCAGAAAAATGCATCATTTTTTATGA